The Rhizobium oryzihabitans genomic sequence GATTTCATCGAGATGCGCAGCAACATGCCCGATTTCTGGTTCGTCGCGGTCGGCGAAAAGGGCGATGTCGTGCAGGGCGGGCCAGTGCCCGAAGCATTCAACATGGATCAGCAGCTCAGCGATATCAGGGTTTCCGATGTGCGCGACGCGGCCTTGTCCTATTCCTATCTTGCCGTCGTGCGCATCGCCGTCGTCCGCCGTGTTTCCGGACCGGCGGGCGAGTTCGTGATGATCGGCAAAGGCGGTCCGTTCAGCATGACATTCCCGGTTCTGCTGTTCTCCAACATATTGATCCTGCCGATCCTCATTCTCATGTCCATCGTCACGATCGTGACCATTCCCTGGATCATTCGCAGGGAATTTCTCGCCCTTTCCACCATTGCGCACACGGCGGAAACCATCGATATCGACAAGCGTGGATATCGGTTACCGGATGCCGATATTCCACGGGAGGTGCAGCCGCTCGTTCATGCCGTCAACGGCGCGTTGCAACGGCTGGACGATGGTTATGAGCGACACAAGCGTTTCATCCTCGATGCCGCCCATGAATTGCGAACCCCGGTCGCCATTCTCCAGACCCGTGTCGAAACGCTGCTGGACGGGCCGGACCGGAGCAGGATATTGGCAGATGCCAGCCGTATCGCCGTGCTTGCCGAACAATTGCTCGATCTGCAGCGACTTGGCGGGCAAAAGGCGCCCCTTATCCCGCTTGATCTCGTTGGCCTTTGCAGGTCGGTCGTGGCAGATATGGCGCCGCTTGCAATCTCTCAAGGCTACGAGCTTTCGTTCGAGCCGGAAGAAGAGCCTATCCTCGCCCTTGCCGATGACGCCTCGCTGCAACGCGCCCTGATGAACATCGTGCAAAATGCCATCGAACATGGCGGCAATCGCGGAACGATCACCATAAAAGTAGGGGCCAACCGCGTGATCGACATATCCGACGAAGGCAACGGAATTCCCGAAGAGGACCGGGAAGCCGTGTTCGACGCATTCCACCGGTTGAGGCCCAAGGATCGCGGCACCGGGCTCGGTCTCAACCTCGTGCAGGAAATCGTCCGCTACCATGGCGGAGAGATCACCATCAGTGATTCTCCCGCTGGCGGGGCCTCCTTTCGCATCAGCCTCCCCTACTGCTGAACCAGTCCTGTCTTTTGAAGCACGTAATATTATTGCAATTCTCAGGCGCGATATATTGTCCGTCCCCCTGAATGCGAGACCTCCATCGCGTTCCGGTTCTCCAGTCAAACAAAAGGCCTGTTGTGAAACACAACAGGCCTTTCTGTTTTCGTTACGACGGCTTGCGCCGCATCAACCGGCTCAGCGCGGCAGGACGGTTGCACCCATCAGCGCCTCGTCGATTGCGCGTGCCGCCTGGCGGCCTTCGCGGATGGCCCAGACCACCAGCGACTGGCCGCGGCGAACGTCGCCCGCCGCCCACAGCTTGTCGACCGAGGTCCTGTAGTCCGTCTCATTGGCGACCACATTGGTGGAGCCGCGGCGATCGGTGTTGAGCGTCAGCTTTCCATTCATTTCCTTCAGCACGCTATCGGTGAAGGGGCCGGAGAAGCCGATGGCGATGAAGGCGAGATCGGCCTTGATGATGAATTCCGTGCCGGCGATGGGCTTGCGACGGTCATCCACCTGACAGCACTTCACACCGGTCAGAACGCCGTCTTCGCCAACGAATTCGAGCGTGGCGACCTGGAACTCGCGAATGGCGCCTTCGGCCTGCGAGGACGACGTGCGCATCTTGGTTGCCCAGAAAGGCCAGACCGCGAGTTTGTCTTCCTTTTCCGGCGGCATCGGGCGGATGTCGAGCTGCGTGACTTTCACCGCACCCTGGCGGAAGGCCGTACCGACGCAGTCAGACGCCGTATCACCGCCACCAACAACGACAACATGCTTGCCGCCGGCGAGGATGGGATCGGCAGGCCAGCCGATGCTGTCGATGTTTTCGCGGCCAACGCGGCGGTTCTGCTGTACGAGGTAAGGCATGGCGTCGTAAACGCCGTTGAAATCAGCGCCGCCGATACCGGCCGGGCGCGGGGTTTCCGAGCCGCCGCAATAAAGCACGGCATCGTGGTCGGCCAGAAGCGCCTCGACCGTCACATCCACGCCGACATTGACGCCGCAATGGAAGGTGACGCCTTCGCCCTTGATCTGCTCGACACGGCGATCGATGAAGTTCTTCTCCATCTTGAAATCCGGAATGCCGTAACGCAGCAACCCGCCTGGCTTGGATTCACGCTCGTAGACATGAACCTCGTGACCGGCACGGCCAAGCTGCTGTGCGGCTGCCATGCCCGAGGGCCCGGAACCGATGACGGCAACTTTTTTCCCGGTGTGGATCGTCGCCGGCTTCGGCACGATAAAGCCCAATTCATAGGCCTTGTCGGCGATGGCCTGCTCGACGGTCTTGATAGCGACCGGTGCATCCTCGAGGTTCAGCGTGCACGCCTCCTCACAAGGCGCGGGACAGACGCGGCCGGTGAATTCCGGGAAGTTGTTGGTGGAGTGGAGGTTGCGGATCGCCTCTTCCCAGTTGTTGTTATAGACCAGATCGTTCCAGTCGGGGATCTGGTTGTGCACGGGACAGCCCGTCGGGCCGTGACAATAGGGAATGCCGCAATCCATGCAGCGTGCCGACTGCTTCTGCACCTCGGCATCCGACATCGGAATGGTGAATTCGCGGAAATGGCGGATGCGGTCCGATGCGGGCTGATACTTACCCACCTGCCGGTCGATCTCCAGAAAACCTGTAACCTTGCCCACGTTTATGTCCTCACATCAAAGCGGAGCGCCTGTCGGCCCCCAGTACCAGGTGGCGAAACCAAAAGCCGCCCCCAGTACGATGAACTCAAATCCGGTCTCGCCGCTTGTCCAGTGGATCACCGTGGGAACGGCAACCGCGATCATCAGCGAGACCAGTTGGTGTAGTATCCTCACGCGGCGGATTATTCCGCCGCCACGCCCATGCGCATGCGCTCCATTTCCTCAAGCGCACGACGGTATTCGACCGGCATGACCTTGCGGAACTTCGGACGGAACTCGCTCCAGCGGTCGAGTATATCCTTGGCACGCGACGAGTTCGTGTAATGGAAGTGGTTGGAGATCAGCTGGTAGAGGCGCTCCTCATCGTGGCGCGTCATGTCCTCGGAAACGTCCACACGTCCCTTGTGCATGAGGTCGCCGCCGTGATGATGCAGCTTCTCCAGCATGTCGTCCTCTTCCGGAACCGGCTCCAGCTCGACCATGGCCATGTTGCAGCGTGTGGCGAAATCGCCCGTCTCATCGAGAACATAGGCCACGCCGCCCGACATGCCGGCCGCGAAGTTACGGCCCGTTTCGCCGAGAACGACCACGATACCACCCGTCATATATTCGCAGCCATGGTCGCCGACGCCTTCGACAACGGCAACGGCACCGGAGTTGCGCACCGCAAAGCGCTCACCCGCGACACCGCGGAAATAGCACTCGCCGGTGATTGCGCCGTAAAGAACGGTGTTGCCGACGATGATCGAGTTTTCCGCGACGATGCGGGTGTTTTCCGGCGGGCGCACGATGATGCGGCCACCCGACAGACCCTTGCCGACATAGTCGTTGCCGTCGCCCACCAGATCGAAGGTAATGCCACGGGCCAGGAACGCACCGAAGGACTGGCCCGCCGTGCCGCGCAGCGTCACGTGGATCGTGTCATCCTTCAGACCCTTGTGGCCCCAGCGCTTGGCAAGCGCGCCTGAGAGCATCGCGCCGGCGGAACGGTCGACGTTCTTGATCGGCACTTCGAAAACGACAGGCTCGCGGTTTTCCAGCGAAGGCAGCGACTTCTCGATCAGCTTGCGATCCAGAATATCGTCGATCGGATGCTTCTGGCGCTCGGTCCAGAAGGTTGCCTCTTTCGGAGCCTCGACCTTGTGGAAGATGCGGCTGAAATCCAGACCCTTGGCCTTCCAGTGCGCCAGCATCTCATCTTTTTCGAGCAGCTCGGAAGCGCCGATGATCTCGTCCAGCTTGGTAACGCCAAGCGAGGCGAGAATTTCGCGCACTTCTTCGGCCACGAAGAAGAAGTAGTTGATGACGTGCTCCGGCGTACCCTTGAAGCGCTTGCGCAGAACCGGATCCTGCGTGGCGACGCCGACCGGGCAGGTGTTGAGATGGCACTTGCGCATCATGATGCAGCCGGCCGCAATCAGCGGCGCGGTGGCAAAGCCGAATTCATCCGCACCGAGCAGCGCGCCGATGATGACGTCGCGGCCGGTCTTCAGGCCGCCATCCACCTGCAGCGCGATGCGCGAACGAAGGCCGTTCAGCACCAGCGTCTGCTGGGTTTCGGCAAGGCCGATTTCCCATGGGGAACCGGCATGCTTCAGCGACGTCAGCGGCGAAGCACCCGTGCCGCCATCAAAACCGGCAATGGTGATGTGGTCGGCGCGCGCCTTGGCGACACCGGCCGCAACCGTGCCGACGCCCACTTCCGACACCAGCTTTACCGAAACATCCGCTTCAGGGTTCACGTTCTTCAGGTCGTAGATCAGCTGCGCCAGATCTTCGATAGAGTAGATATCATGATGCGGCGGCGGCGAAATGAGGCCGACGCCCGGCGTCGAATGCCGGGTCTTGGCAACCGTCGCATCCACCTTGTGGCCGGGCAATTGTCCGCCTTCGCCGGGCTTGGCACCCTGCGCCACCTTGATCTGCAGCATGTCGGCATTGACGAGATATTCCGTCGTCACACCGAAGCGGCCGGATGCGATCTGCTTGATGGCCGAGCGTTCCGGGTTCGGCTTGCCGTTCAAAAGCGGCATGTAGCGGTCGGATTCTTCGCCGCCTTCGCCAGTGTTGGACTTGCCGCCGATGCGGTTCATGGCAATCGCAAGCGTCGTATGCGCCTCGCGGCTGATGGAGCCGAAGGACATCGCACCGGTCGAGAAACGCTTGACGATATC encodes the following:
- a CDS encoding glutamate synthase subunit beta — encoded protein: MGKVTGFLEIDRQVGKYQPASDRIRHFREFTIPMSDAEVQKQSARCMDCGIPYCHGPTGCPVHNQIPDWNDLVYNNNWEEAIRNLHSTNNFPEFTGRVCPAPCEEACTLNLEDAPVAIKTVEQAIADKAYELGFIVPKPATIHTGKKVAVIGSGPSGMAAAQQLGRAGHEVHVYERESKPGGLLRYGIPDFKMEKNFIDRRVEQIKGEGVTFHCGVNVGVDVTVEALLADHDAVLYCGGSETPRPAGIGGADFNGVYDAMPYLVQQNRRVGRENIDSIGWPADPILAGGKHVVVVGGGDTASDCVGTAFRQGAVKVTQLDIRPMPPEKEDKLAVWPFWATKMRTSSSQAEGAIREFQVATLEFVGEDGVLTGVKCCQVDDRRKPIAGTEFIIKADLAFIAIGFSGPFTDSVLKEMNGKLTLNTDRRGSTNVVANETDYRTSVDKLWAAGDVRRGQSLVVWAIREGRQAARAIDEALMGATVLPR
- a CDS encoding sensor histidine kinase — protein: MKLAGRKSLKRRLTIQLLLFQIGSLFIVSAAIVAYLSSGGAGSALLSPQAAQITANAIVRDKDGRLVLEETQDFIEMRSNMPDFWFVAVGEKGDVVQGGPVPEAFNMDQQLSDIRVSDVRDAALSYSYLAVVRIAVVRRVSGPAGEFVMIGKGGPFSMTFPVLLFSNILILPILILMSIVTIVTIPWIIRREFLALSTIAHTAETIDIDKRGYRLPDADIPREVQPLVHAVNGALQRLDDGYERHKRFILDAAHELRTPVAILQTRVETLLDGPDRSRILADASRIAVLAEQLLDLQRLGGQKAPLIPLDLVGLCRSVVADMAPLAISQGYELSFEPEEEPILALADDASLQRALMNIVQNAIEHGGNRGTITIKVGANRVIDISDEGNGIPEEDREAVFDAFHRLRPKDRGTGLGLNLVQEIVRYHGGEITISDSPAGGASFRISLPYC